One part of the Clostridium thermosuccinogenes genome encodes these proteins:
- a CDS encoding nucleoside hydrolase yields MQFPKLSAQLLLKRLEPPAGKVRMVLDTDTYNEVDDQFALTYALKSKEKIDLEAVYAAPFYNERSTSPKEGMELSYTEILKILGMLKVDANNFAFKGSTDYLKNIEKPEESDAVRDLINRAMKSDDDDPLYVVAIGAITNIASAMLIEPDIIRKIVVVWLGGNALFWDNATEFNLSQDILSARIVFDSGVPLVQIPCAGVTTHLLTTISELEQYIDGKSEIGTYLTSIVRSYTNDPFAWSKVIWDISTIAWLINPGWVPTHLVHSPIITDHNTWSFDQSRHFIRSAYFIYRDPIFADLFRKIAN; encoded by the coding sequence ATGCAATTTCCGAAGCTTTCTGCCCAATTATTATTGAAAAGGCTGGAACCACCAGCCGGAAAGGTGAGAATGGTGCTGGACACGGATACATATAATGAAGTGGACGACCAGTTCGCCCTGACCTATGCTCTTAAATCAAAGGAAAAGATAGATCTTGAAGCGGTATATGCAGCACCCTTTTATAACGAAAGATCCACAAGTCCTAAAGAGGGTATGGAATTAAGCTATACTGAAATCCTGAAAATCCTCGGTATGTTGAAGGTTGATGCAAACAATTTTGCTTTTAAAGGCTCCACCGATTATCTCAAGAATATTGAAAAGCCGGAAGAGAGTGATGCGGTCAGGGATTTGATCAACCGGGCAATGAAATCCGATGATGATGATCCCCTCTATGTAGTCGCAATCGGCGCTATTACCAATATCGCTTCCGCCATGCTGATTGAGCCGGACATCATAAGAAAAATAGTTGTCGTATGGCTGGGAGGAAACGCGTTATTTTGGGACAATGCTACGGAGTTCAACTTGTCCCAGGATATATTATCTGCCCGCATCGTCTTTGACAGCGGAGTGCCGTTGGTGCAAATTCCATGCGCCGGTGTCACCACCCATTTATTGACGACAATTTCCGAGCTGGAACAGTACATAGATGGTAAAAGTGAAATTGGCACTTACCTTACAAGTATAGTCAGGAGCTATACAAACGACCCCTTTGCATGGTCAAAGGTTATCTGGGATATTTCAACCATCGCATGGCTGATAAATCCTGGCTGGGTTCCCACTCACCTGGTTCACAGTCCGATCATTACAGACCATAATACCTGGAGCTTCGACCAATCCCGGCATTTTATCAGAAGTGCGTACTTTATATATAGAGATCCCATATTTGCAGATCTGTT